A window from Ignavibacteriota bacterium encodes these proteins:
- a CDS encoding tetratricopeptide repeat protein — MKISKIIIVLIFLQFFTAILNSQNPNNQNLIQTINSYFKKGDAQKKIFPDSAIYYYQKALNILDENFKSNSSEKNQILKTDLFTKIGHIFFQQSKYSFATNYYNSALETAKTLNNDSLLAECFFNIGELGLENGKYANAVSSYYEAMKLYEKTSNSEGLFWTNVGLGIVFRELGNKDLSIRHHEKSREIGEKENNKYYIAVSNNNIGNLFNQIGDYQTALSYLMKSLKSFTEYGDEKFVSDCYESIGNVYKELKEYPRAIEYFKLSTVIAQNLNDNYRLLTRFANLASSFAAIHDNESALMYFSKTIELAQAVGDKARLSEIQIMLADFYSKNNDLINAENFLNKSILTSKEIGDTVSIISAYNDLAELNFIKNNFISAKHFAQDAYNLAKKKELPKHISDAAKNLSQISQKLNDFNTAYNFLKIHKSIEDSLLTIEKIKALEDIQAKYKLEQLETEKLRIQNQALISENEVKNRNLLILILIILIIISLFVFGTFFYKKRKERIAEKENANRLTKKIDLLSSQLNTKNRELTSKALMISSNNKILHEIVAEIDDFLVDETGDKKKIRQLKNKLTNISEEESWNDFLQHFEEVHPEFYKKLTEKFSSLSSNEQKICAFLKMNLNTKEIAQITNQTTKSVEVARTRIRKKLGIDHSEGLTQAIHNL, encoded by the coding sequence ATGAAGATTAGTAAGATTATAATTGTTTTAATTTTCCTTCAATTTTTCACGGCAATATTAAATTCGCAAAATCCCAATAATCAAAATTTAATTCAAACAATAAATTCATATTTTAAAAAAGGAGATGCCCAGAAAAAAATATTTCCGGATTCTGCAATTTATTATTATCAAAAAGCACTAAATATTTTGGATGAAAATTTCAAATCAAATTCTAGTGAGAAAAATCAAATATTAAAGACGGATTTATTTACAAAAATCGGACACATTTTTTTTCAGCAGAGTAAATATTCTTTTGCAACAAATTATTACAATTCAGCTCTCGAAACTGCAAAAACTTTAAACAATGATTCACTTTTAGCTGAATGTTTTTTCAACATTGGCGAATTAGGATTGGAAAATGGAAAGTATGCAAACGCTGTTAGTTCATATTACGAAGCAATGAAACTTTATGAAAAAACTTCAAACTCGGAAGGATTATTTTGGACGAATGTAGGTTTGGGAATTGTTTTTAGAGAACTTGGCAACAAAGATTTATCAATTCGGCATCACGAAAAATCAAGAGAAATAGGCGAGAAAGAAAATAACAAATATTATATTGCAGTAAGCAACAATAATATCGGGAATTTATTTAATCAAATTGGCGATTACCAAACGGCACTTTCATATTTGATGAAATCGCTGAAAAGTTTTACAGAATATGGTGATGAAAAATTTGTTTCCGATTGTTACGAAAGCATTGGAAATGTTTACAAAGAATTAAAAGAATATCCGCGTGCTATTGAATATTTTAAACTTTCCACAGTTATTGCACAGAACTTAAATGATAATTACAGACTTCTTACACGGTTTGCAAATTTGGCATCTTCATTTGCTGCAATTCATGATAACGAAAGTGCATTAATGTATTTTAGCAAAACTATTGAACTTGCTCAAGCTGTTGGTGATAAAGCTCGACTAAGCGAAATTCAAATTATGTTAGCAGATTTTTATTCTAAAAATAATGATTTAATAAATGCTGAAAATTTTTTGAATAAATCAATTTTAACTTCTAAAGAAATTGGAGATACGGTTAGCATAATTTCTGCTTATAATGATTTAGCTGAGTTAAATTTCATAAAGAATAATTTTATTTCAGCAAAACATTTTGCACAAGACGCATATAATCTTGCGAAAAAAAAAGAACTTCCTAAACACATTTCTGATGCTGCAAAAAATTTATCTCAGATTTCACAAAAACTAAACGATTTTAATACGGCTTATAATTTTTTAAAAATTCATAAATCAATTGAAGATTCTCTCCTTACAATTGAAAAAATAAAAGCATTAGAAGATATTCAAGCAAAATACAAACTGGAACAACTTGAAACGGAAAAACTAAGAATTCAAAACCAAGCGCTAATTTCTGAAAACGAAGTTAAAAACAGAAATTTATTAATTCTTATCCTAATAATATTAATCATAATTTCTTTATTTGTTTTCGGTACATTTTTCTACAAAAAAAGAAAAGAAAGAATTGCAGAAAAAGAAAACGCAAATAGATTAACAAAAAAAATTGATTTATTAAGTTCTCAGCTTAACACAAAAAACAGAGAGCTCACTTCCAAAGCTTTAATGATTTCGAGCAATAATAAAATTTTACATGAAATTGTTGCAGAAATAGATGATTTTTTAGTTGATGAGACCGGTGATAAAAAGAAAATACGACAATTAAAAAATAAATTAACTAATATTTCCGAAGAAGAAAGCTGGAATGATTTTTTGCAGCATTTTGAAGAAGTTCATCCAGAATTTTATAAAAAACTTACCGAGAAATTTTCTTCACTTTCATCAAACGAACAGAAAATTTGTGCTTTTCTTAAAATGAATTTGAACACAAAAGAAATTGCGCAAATTACAAATCAAACCACAAAAAGCGTAGAAGTTGCAAGAACCCGCATAAGAAAAAAACTTGGAATTGATCACTCAGAAGGTTTAACTCAAGCAATTCATAATTTGTAA